The following are encoded together in the Terriglobia bacterium genome:
- a CDS encoding class I SAM-dependent rRNA methyltransferase, with amino-acid sequence MANRSEIKKIIIDERAAGRLRAGHVWVYASDVLNDASAAPGSLVHVVNTKGKLQGSAIYSSSSQLKLRLMSREEIGSEAELMTLVRQRLAEAVAYRQRVVRDSNACRLVFSEADGLPGLIVDRYDQIVALQILTQAWDRPERREAIVAALGELTGAGNIVERVDARIRELEQLPARESGSILGQQTATVFTMNSVQFHYDALSGQKTGAFLDQRENYAAAAAYARGQALDVCTYQGGFALHLARVCDQVTALDSSREALEVAEQNEKLNAAANKHEIEWIEANAFDLLRDYADAGRQYDVIVLDPPAFAKSKKNLAAAMRGYKELNLRALKMLRPGGTLVTCSCSFAVGEADFLEMLASAAVDAHRSVKITETRAQAKDHPILPGVPETHYLKCFIAVVS; translated from the coding sequence ATGGCAAACCGTTCTGAAATCAAAAAAATCATCATTGATGAACGCGCCGCAGGACGCTTGCGCGCCGGGCACGTGTGGGTTTACGCGTCCGACGTATTGAATGATGCCAGCGCCGCCCCCGGCTCGCTGGTCCACGTGGTCAACACCAAAGGCAAGCTGCAAGGCTCGGCGATCTACAGTTCGTCGTCGCAGCTCAAGCTGCGGCTGATGTCGCGAGAAGAAATTGGCTCGGAAGCCGAGTTGATGACGCTGGTCCGGCAGCGGCTGGCCGAAGCGGTTGCCTATCGCCAGCGGGTGGTGCGCGACTCCAACGCCTGCCGCCTGGTTTTCAGTGAAGCCGACGGCCTGCCTGGTCTGATCGTGGACCGCTATGACCAGATCGTCGCGCTGCAAATCCTGACCCAGGCGTGGGACCGCCCCGAGCGGCGCGAGGCGATCGTTGCCGCGCTAGGCGAACTCACTGGCGCCGGGAATATTGTCGAGCGCGTGGACGCGCGCATCCGCGAGCTGGAGCAGTTGCCGGCGCGCGAGTCGGGCAGCATCCTGGGCCAGCAAACGGCGACCGTCTTCACGATGAACAGCGTCCAGTTTCATTACGACGCGCTCAGCGGACAAAAGACCGGAGCGTTTCTTGACCAGCGGGAAAACTACGCCGCCGCCGCAGCCTACGCCCGCGGTCAGGCCCTGGACGTCTGCACCTACCAGGGCGGATTTGCTTTGCATCTGGCGCGGGTATGCGACCAAGTCACGGCGCTGGACAGTTCGCGCGAGGCGCTGGAGGTGGCCGAGCAGAATGAGAAGCTCAACGCCGCAGCCAACAAGCATGAGATTGAATGGATTGAAGCCAACGCCTTTGATCTGCTGCGCGACTACGCTGACGCCGGCCGCCAGTATGACGTCATCGTGCTTGATCCCCCGGCCTTTGCCAAGTCCAAGAAGAACCTGGCGGCCGCCATGCGCGGCTACAAGGAGCTGAATCTTCGCGCATTGAAGATGCTGCGCCCCGGCGGAACGCTGGTGACCTGCTCCTGCTCCTTCGCCGTGGGCGAAGCGGACTTCCTGGAGATGCTGGCTTCGGCCGCGGTGGACGCCCATCGCTCGGTCAAAATCACGGAGACGCGCGCTCAGGCCAAGGACCATCCCATCCTGCCGGGCGTGCCGGAAACCCACTATCTGAAGTGCTTTATCGCCGTAGTTTCCTAG
- a CDS encoding TIGR04255 family protein, producing the protein MNESGESRNSTVAGGKQRSLPDFENPPVVETVLGVEFAPLQGWSIPHFGLLWNELKEKYPLFEVQLALPSSGDVDVGLGAQSGLSLHLSAWPTHRCWFFNPDRTSLVQVQNDRFVHNWLKAAPKDQYPHYENIRPMFELEWTLFRDFLAAQKISLPGLVKCEITYINHIERGHGWQTFEDLSDLIKVWAAERKFDFLPVPDQVICNLRYPMPNVHGTLSITVEPAIRKSDQKEVIQLRLTAQGRPDSVELVDIVKWFDTGREWIVRGFTDFTTPKAHQLWKRSV; encoded by the coding sequence GTGAACGAATCTGGAGAATCCCGCAATTCAACAGTTGCTGGTGGAAAGCAGCGCTCTCTTCCCGACTTTGAGAATCCGCCGGTGGTGGAGACTGTATTGGGAGTTGAATTCGCTCCGCTGCAGGGTTGGAGCATTCCCCATTTCGGGCTGCTGTGGAACGAGCTTAAAGAGAAATACCCGCTCTTTGAAGTGCAATTGGCGCTTCCAAGTAGTGGTGATGTGGATGTAGGGCTTGGTGCCCAGTCCGGCCTCAGTCTGCATCTAAGTGCTTGGCCAACCCACCGTTGCTGGTTTTTCAATCCGGACCGCACTAGCTTGGTTCAAGTTCAAAATGACCGGTTCGTGCACAATTGGCTCAAAGCGGCTCCAAAAGACCAATATCCTCACTACGAGAATATTCGTCCTATGTTTGAACTAGAATGGACTCTGTTCAGAGATTTTCTAGCCGCTCAAAAGATTTCCTTGCCGGGCCTAGTTAAGTGCGAAATTACTTACATCAACCACATCGAACGCGGTCATGGCTGGCAGACGTTTGAAGACTTGTCTGATCTGATTAAAGTGTGGGCAGCCGAGCGAAAGTTCGACTTCTTGCCTGTGCCGGATCAAGTTATCTGTAACTTGAGATACCCGATGCCTAATGTCCATGGAACATTATCGATCACCGTTGAGCCGGCGATTCGCAAGTCAGATCAGAAAGAAGTTATCCAGTTACGATTAACCGCTCAAGGAAGACCAGACTCGGTCGAGTTGGTCGACATTGTTAAGTGGTTCGACACGGGTCGGGAGTGGATAGTTCGTGGGTTCACGGACTTTACAACTCCGAAAGCTCATCAGTTGTGGAAGAGGAGTGTCTAA